A part of Pristiophorus japonicus isolate sPriJap1 chromosome 15, sPriJap1.hap1, whole genome shotgun sequence genomic DNA contains:
- the pex26 gene encoding peroxisome assembly protein 26, with the protein MRRGGPVWTGQRATSGTEMEVEVWRGSGSGGPGPGSGSPSPAPSPPGLAALARAAELLQVRRDFRGALAACRCGLEPGGAEPEGSGSSTLRPGDLKSSLCIMGIQALAELNQWDQVLSWVLELYQIPEKIPAKILQMCIILYSKVGEPGRMQQAVSSWLQCWASPSGVGCGAGLVLELYLLHVLLPLGLYAEAEELILDTAVLTEQQRGAALRVVAQRRPEQLEQEQAGSRSQVTEGCSQNRHPARNALFQLIQQVLGLSWRCLHLVSLRKLILAVFLAYLLIVRLDPASPAALSWLASLQHFLRLMWNTMFAPYYKTRIGK; encoded by the exons ATGAGGCGGGGCGGCCCGGTGTGGACGGGCCAGCGGGCGACGAGCGGCACGGAGATGGAGGTGGAGGTGTGGCGGGGCAGCGGGAGTGGCGGCCCGGGCCCGGGCTcaggctcgccctctcccgctccctctccccccggcctGGCGGCGCTGGCCCGGGCCGCCGAGCTGCTGCAGGTGCGCAGGGATTTCCGGGGGGCGCTGGCGGCCTGTCGGTGCGGGCTAGAGCCCGGCGGCGCGGAGCcggaggggagcgggagcag CACTCTCAGACCCGGGGATCTGAAGTCCTCCTTGTGTATCATGGGAATTCAGGCACTGGCTGAACTGAACCAGTGGGACCAGGTGTTGAGCTGGGTTCTGGAACTGTACCAGATCCCGGAGAAAATACCTGCCAAAATCCTCCAGATGTG catCATTCTGTACAGCAAGGTTGGAGAGCCGGGCCGGATGCAGCAGGCAGTGAGCAGTTGGCTGCAGTGCTGGGCCAGCCCGAGTGGCGTGGGCTGTGGTGCGGGGCTGGTCCTGGAGTTGTACCTGCTGCACGTGCTGCTGCCACTTGGCCTTTATGCGGAGGCGGAGGAGCTGATCCTGGACACAGCAGTGCTGACGGAGCAGCAGAGGGGAGCAGCGCTGCGAGTGGTTGCGCAGAGGAGGCCCGAGCAGCTGGAACAAGAGCAGGCGGGCAGCAGGAGCCAGGTCACAGAAGGCTGCAGCCAGAACAGACACCCAG CACGCAACGCTCTGTTCCAGCTTATTCAGCAAGTGCTGGGGTTATCCTGGAGGTGTCTGCATTTGGTGTCCCTTCGCAAGCTGATTCTGGCTGTGTTCTTAGCCTACCTGCTGATTGTCAGACTGGACCCTG CCTCTCCAGCAGCCTTGTCCTGGCTCGCCAGCCTCCAGCACTTCCTCAGGCTGATGTGGAACACGATGTTTGCTCCCTACTACAAGACAAGGATTGGCAAATGA